GCACGGGGGTGTTTTCAAAGccctccaccagcttgtCAAACGACGACTCCGTAAAGGACGAGTCGCCGCACCAAGAGTACGAGTTGAGCGCAAAGAGGTCGCCCATCGACATGTCGTCCTTGTCGCCCTGAAGCGAGCAGGTAAAGTAGTTGAACGAATCCCACAGAACCTCGCGCACATCAGCGGCAGAGTAACCCACGGGGATCTTGCGGTCAGACCAGTTCTTGATGTAATTCTTCAAGTCGCGAGTGACCGCGCGGACGTAGGAAGGAACAAACTCGGtcgtctcctccttgtcaATGACCTCGTTTCCGGAGAAGAAAGCCAAGGTGTTGGGGTAGTCCTTGAAGGCCTCGACGACGGCGAAGGTGCGGTTGAGGTACGAGGCGTAGTACGACTTGTAGACCTCGAACGAGGTCAGGGCCTCGCCCGGCATGGGGGAGTTGACGTCGAGGAGCATGTACATCCCCGCGGCGTTGAAGATGGAGACGCACTCGTCGTGGTTGAGgtcggggttgaggttgtagACCCGGATGGCGTTGACGCCGAGGatctggaggagggcggcgtcGCGCATGCAGACGTCCGGGTCCGAGAGGGGGtcgcgcttcttcttggggtcGTATCCCGCCGAGCCGCCGGGCTGGTAGGCCATGCCGACGATTTGGAAGCGGTTGCcggttttggggttgatgaagtCCTGGCCCTTTACCTCGAGGGGCTggagggcggcgacggcggtggCGCCGAGCGCCAGGAGCGCGGATTGCATCTGTTGCGAGAGGTCAGCATGGCGGCTTCGGCGAGAGACGGTAGGCAGACAGAAAGACGTACAAGCATGGTTGCGGGTGCTTTAGCTACTATTACTGAGATAGGTTGGGTTTGAAAGGTTGGAACTCGGAAAAGTTGGAATGTGGTGGTTAGAAAActtggttgtttgggttttgtCTGCGCGCGCGTGGGGCGAGTACGAGCAAAAGATGCTCAAAGCAAATAGTGGTTCAAAATGTTGTGTCAAAGGAGTGACTAGAATGACAGGAAGGCCCGTTCCTGCCAGTTGGTATGCAAGATGGTTTTGACCTGAAGAGGCTGGCTTGGTTCCCAACAACGGAAACACGAGATGGTGGctcaggaggagaagcaggtcGCAGAAAACAACCCGGGGAAGGGGCAACATCTTGAAGGAAAGCCAGCCCCCGGTGATGCGAGCCAGGTTGGGCCTAGCGGCACAAGATGGCAGCCCCCACAGGTACCACAGCATCAGGGGGGGTCGCCTTTCACTTCATTGGCTGTTCACCGCCTGTCCTGGAGCCGCTCAGGGGTTCTTGTGCTGGAGCTAGGCCTCTTTTTTGTCGAGATTGAGTTATTACGGGTTCAATTTATGCTCTACCTAGGCCGTAATGTCGATGGCTCTCCGCAATGAAAAATGACTGTGACCTGACTGTGCACCACCTGCTCGTATCGAGAGAGCAAAGTCGGTGAGCGGGACAAACCGAGAACAGATCTTCAGGGTCCCCCGTTTAACCTTTTTTTACCTCTCGTCCGAAGGAACAGATCATGAAGTCAGAATGCGGCACCTGGAGAAGTTGACGCCGGCCAAGCAATTGTGCAGAtcgtttttcttttgataTCAAAACCGTTGGGACAGAAGCCGTTTCTCTCGACGCGCTGCAAATCTCCACTTGCCGAGCGTTTCACTTGGTCTTGGAGCGGCGTCTCAGAATGAAGCGGCAGCAGGGTGCTGATTGGCTTATCGTTGGCTTCGAGAAGACCGCCTTGTGAGCTTTTGTTCGTCGCCGGTCATGATCTCAGTTTGTCAATTCAAGACGagttgatgagatgagatgagatgaacaCAGCCAGTTTGCCGTGGTTTGGCACGGGCCCGTGAGCTGAGCTCTGTCTTTGACCTCGTGGCGGATGACAAAGCAGGCCTGACAAATGGGTTTCTAGAATCGTCATCGAAGCTTTGCTAGTGATGCCTATCAATTGAGCGATGGATCTCACTCACAGCTCACAACAGTATACTTCCTACTATCCTCCGCATCACATTTGACTCAGTTGAGGTGTATCAGTGAATTTTGACTTCTACAACATCAGCGACAATTTCGTCAGGTCTAACACTTCGGCATCTCGTTTAAGACACCAATGTTGTAACATTTTGAGCCTCATCTCACATATCACAACCTTCTTGAGCCTCACACACGTCATCAGGCTTCATCATGGAAACCACCGACACACAACCACATATTGATCAACATGCCAACGAGCTcgaatcatcatcaacagacTCCCCCGCAGTCGAAATCACCATCAAATTCCCACCAGAACAACACAACCAAACATGGGCCTTTGAGTCCCAAGACACCTTCGCCCATCTCGTCCAAGCCCTCGGCCTAGAGTTCCCCGAATATGACTGGTAGCTTGCCCAACCCCCTTTCATCCCGCCCTCACAGCCCCATACTAACACCCCTTAGGGCCAAAAGCAAAGCCCTCCTCGAGAAACGTCCACCCACCCTCAAAAAAGGCATGctaaccccctccaccgacCCCGACCTCCCCCTATCAACCCTCCACACAACCACCCTCCGCTTCCTCGcccccaaatccaccacTCTCGATTCCCTAAAGACGGCAGCAACAGAAGCAGCAACCCTCCAAGCCCGCCGCGCCCTCGCCCGCTCCCGCCTCGCCCGCctgcccccctcccaaaagaaaaccgCCCTCTCTGACGCCACCTTCACATTCCACACActctccgccctccctcACCTGCCCAACTCCCAGAGATCActctcttttcttcaacGTCTGAAAGAGGACCCCGGGATTGTCCACGTGATGAAGAAACACGAGTACTCTGTCGGTTTGTTGACAGAAATGGACCCGATAGCCAACACGTCGGCTAGCGAAGGGGGCGTGACGAGGATACTGGGGCTGAACAGGAACAAGGGGGAGGTTATTGAACTGAGGTTGAGGACGGACAGGTATGATGGGTGGAGGGATTAcaggggggtgaggaagacGCTTTGTCATGAGCTGGCGCATAATGTTTATGGGGAGCATGATGGGGATTTTTGGAGGTTGTGTAGACAGATCgagagggaggttgagggggcgGATTGGAGGAAGAGCGGGAGGactgtgggggagggggagtttgcTCCTGcgagggatggggaaggggagggggagggggagatgatggatcatgggggtgggagggggggacgtatgtgcttggtggtggcggtgggtggCCGGacgggagtgggagggggttggctgCTAGGGAGATAAGGGCtagggcggcggaggcgaggtgggctgggttggagagggctacgagggagaaggaaggggaaggggagggggaggggaggggggatgggggtggggagagttgaggggttggtttttgAGCATGGTTTCATGAGGTTGATGTTTGTGGGTTTGATTGGGTTTTTGAGATGTTCAGTTGACTGTCTACGGCAGCCGATCCACGATATATCAAGGAATGTTTCAGACGACAAAGCTACTGTTCACCAAAGCCCCTCTTGCTATGAATTCACCTTAATCGAAGTAATGTTTGTCTGTTTTGACGTTGCTTCAAGCAAGCTATAAATGGATACCGGCCACGTGGGGTCGGTATTGAATGTGATGCATTCCcatccttgtccttgggaTATCGGCTGATCCCGCAGTTATCGTCAGATACAGTTGTCCACCCGGGTTCTTTCCATATCAGTTCACCACAACgcgaaagagaagaagaaaaagaaagaaacaaaacaacaacttTAGCTGCGGTTACACAGATGCGAGGAAAAAAACCCCAAATCTCCTCCGTCGAAACCTATTGATGGCTCAACCCCAGTCAAGTCAAATGGAGAAAACATCGCTAACGTACACATAGCATCAGGGAAGCCTACAGCCTTCCCGCCTTTGTCCGGATATCTCTCCCTCCTGTCAAAGTTGGAGGAGAACAAGACTGTCGACCCCCTCGACAAAGCAAGCTTGCCACAGTTCCATTGACGAGTTTTACCTCCCACCGcgcgagcgagcgagcggGCGTGCGGGCGGGCAGACAAGAATCAAGCCCTGTCTCGAGCTGGAGACACAGACAGCCGTTggaagagagcgagagaTCAGTCGGATCGGTCGACGTTCTCGTCCCTTTTCTCGGCTACCTAACACAGTAGGAGCTGACCCAGCATCTTCTCTGCCTGGTTCAGAACAGTCCGCAGCCCAACATCTTACCTTCTATTCAACCGACCATCCAGAGGGATGGAgaggcaggtaggtaggtaggtgacgagcagcagcagcagcagcagcgcttCCGAacgagggagggagggctCAACAGACACActctttttttgtcttgggaGTGAGACAGGTTTTGACCCGCTAGACAAGGTCGCAAGTCTTTTTGTGGATTGACCAGGTCCATCCAACATTTCAACACTCGGATAAAGAAATATCATGTTTTCTTAACCAAATTCTTGACCAAACGGTAAAGCGGCACCCCTGGCTTGGTTGAGAGGTTGCTTGAGTATTCTTGTGCCTGAAACTGTATAACATACGGATTATCGTAAACACTTTGCTCGGTTCTCATCTGAAACTAGCCTTTCGACTTCATCTCTACATCTATTCGTCTTTGAAGACCTGGAAGAAATTGAATCTTACGAGATAAAAGTCAGTAAGCAATTAAGTAATCTGCcactcaacaaccccccgccccccaatGACACCTCAAACCACCCCTCACACAGTTATCACCTGAATCACCACCAAATTGACTCAAAATATATCATTTcaaccatctccccccctcttcatAACTATCCAGCTATGCATACTCAAACAAACTCATCCGCTTCCACTCCAAGAAAAATGCCTCACACCAAAACAGCACAATGCAAGTAATCAGCTATATATACAAATACCACTACCCCAAGAACAAGCCCTGATATCACTCAGCTGTAGAAATCCCCATCTCCTACTCACCAAAATCCTCCCCAATCCAGCATCCAGAAACGCCTTGGTGTGGAAAGTGTTTATTTTTTCCATTCCATTGTAATCCCCTCTCCCGGCCTCTAGTTGTAAAAAAGAATAGGCCACCTCCCACCAAGAGTATCTCCAACAAAAGAATGCCTTGCAATCAACAACGCCCCGAATAATGATGAGCAACTCAAGAAAAAGTCCAGTAGTCCagtaaaaagaaagaaaaaaagcgaCAAA
The window above is part of the Podospora bellae-mahoneyi strain CBS 112042 chromosome 3, whole genome shotgun sequence genome. Proteins encoded here:
- the GAS4 gene encoding Glycolipid anchored surface protein 4 precursor (CAZy:GH72; COG:G; EggNog:ENOG503NU6E), with translation MLMQSALLALGATAVAALQPLEVKGQDFINPKTGNRFQIVGMAYQPGGSAGYDPKKKRDPLSDPDVCMRDAALLQILGVNAIRVYNLNPDLNHDECVSIFNAAGMYMLLDVNSPMPGEALTSFEVYKSYYASYLNRTFAVVEAFKDYPNTLAFFSGNEVIDKEETTEFVPSYVRAVTRDLKNYIKNWSDRKIPVGYSAADVREVLWDSFNYFTCSLQGDKDDMSMGDLFALNSYSWCGDSSFTESSFDKLVEGFENTPVPVFFSEFGCNTPSPRIFTEIGSIYGPDMYDVFAGGIVYEYTQEPNNYGLVNMTEDGPATLMSDFYSLRDQYAKLDFKKLQGLKPKGSTRKPVSCSPKLITVDGFQNNFTLPVLPPGAKEMIDNGIENKPKAGKLVEIKDWKVKYEVRNADGTVIKDLAVKPLANDEINAPGSNTANLSAGSGSSGSSGSQGSTNGGDGDDKENSAAGHGVGGGVLALVMGVAALVAAF
- a CDS encoding hypothetical protein (EggNog:ENOG503P00D; COG:D; MEROPS:MER0215827); translation: METTDTQPHIDQHANELESSSTDSPAVEITIKFPPEQHNQTWAFESQDTFAHLVQALGLEFPEYDWAKSKALLEKRPPTLKKGMLTPSTDPDLPLSTLHTTTLRFLAPKSTTLDSLKTAATEAATLQARRALARSRLARLPPSQKKTALSDATFTFHTLSALPHLPNSQRSLSFLQRLKEDPGIVHVMKKHEYSVGLLTEMDPIANTSASEGGVTRILGLNRNKGEVIELRLRTDRYDGWRDYRGVRKTLCHELAHNVYGEHDGDFWRLCRQIEREVEGADWRKSGRTVGEGEFAPARDGEGEGEGEMMDHGGGRGGRMCLVVAVGGRTGVGGGWLLGR